In Methanobacterium formicicum DSM 3637, the genomic window CATGGTTGTTCTCAAAAGTTCCATGGCCTGTTTATGGTCCAGCTGGGGGTGAACAGTGAAAATATCATATTGGCTGCTCACAGTAGGTGTAAGTTGTGCCACATCTTCCATAATGTTCCTAAATATTTTACCTACTTCATTCAGGCTTGTTTTTGATTTCCAATGTTTTTTAAGGTGTTTATTGGCGATTTCCTTGGTAATTTTGTTTCCAAAGATAACAATTGAGCTTTGACCGCTTTTGACATTTTTTATTTCAGATCCAGTAAGTTCGACCTGGTGGTAACCACTGCTGGTACCGTATATCCGTTTACGCCTGGTTTCAAGAGTAGTTCGAAGTTTCACCTCACCCACTAAAACTTCACCAAGATTACGCACTTTTTCAACATTATCCGTTATTTTCAAATTTATTTCCAGTTCTTTTGCTCTTTTATGGAGTTCTTCGGTGGTTTTTATTTTACCGGTGTACATCTCTTCTTCTAGTAGTTCTCTCTGTTCTTTGTCTCCCAAAAAACCGATACTGCGTTTGTCACCGGCCATCACGCAACCTTTACTTCCAACGTATGTTATAATCAGGCTCATTACATCACCTTTATAATTGTTTATACTATCTTCAATGTTTAAAGATGTTTATTAAAAATAATGGGAATAGCTCTTTCGCTGCATCAAGGACAATATCTATTGATAAAAATAGGAATATAATAACCTTTTCATAATTACTTTTTCATAGTGGAGAACAATATAAATTTTTTTAATTATAGGCCATTTCATGATGGTTTTAGGATTAAATTATTCGTATTGTCGTTGTTATCATATTATTTTTATTATTCATCATTCTATTATTCATGCACCTCATTTATCCTCTTCCATGAATGGAACCTTGAATTTAAAGATACATTTATCAGAACCATCAGCAATGGTAGCTTTTTTTTCTACATCCCCTTCCATACCAGTCCAACCAAATGTTTGTTGCATTATTGACTGGCAATTAAGGCAGAACACTGGTTTTTTCTTGGCATCTTCAATCCAGGGGCAGTTAAGGAATTCAAATAGATGCACACGGCCTTTGGCTTCAATTTTGGTTTGAACACCAAAATCTGCAAAGAGTTTAGCAACCCAATCAAGGTAGGCATTGTAGATACTTTCCAAGTCATTTAAATTCTGTTCTTCAACAATATCTCCCAGTTCAAGCTCAAAACGGGGCCGCATATCTTCTTCCAGACGTGATGCGAATATGTTCAGGAGAGTGTCTCTGATTTCAGCATCGGACTGATCTGCAGTGGTAGGCAGGGAGTTGAGTATGAAATCATAAAAATCTGCCAGAACCTGTTTTTTAACAGTTTCGCTCTTTTTTTGGTCTTCAGCATGTTTATAAAGAGCCATTTCTATATTGGCATTCAATTCACTCTTTTTGAATGGTTTGATTATGTATCCATATGGCTCGGTCATACGTGCCCTTTCCAGGACCTCCTCATCGGAATATGCTGTCAAGTAGATTACCGGGATATCCAGCTGGTTACGTATTTTAGCAGCAGCTTCTATACCATCCATACTTCCTTTCAGGACAATATCCATTAAAATCAGCTCTGGTTGCTTATTTAGTGCTGTTTGTACTGCATCCTCCCCAGTGAAAACAATATCCACTACTTGATGACCCAGGTCTTCTAATTTTTGTTTAATACCCATTGCAACTATTGCTTCATCTTCAACCACAAGTATACGGGATTTGGTCATCAGATCCGCTCCTTATATTTAAGTTCCTCAAACTCAATAGTAAATTCTTTATTATCTTTATTCAGTGTAATTGTTCCATCTAACTGATTTACAAGGTTAGAAATTAATTTCATTCCCAGGGTATCAGTTTCATTTAATTTAATGTTATCTGGGAATGGTTTCCCGTTATCTCGAACAATTAACTGGTATTTATCCCTGTTTTTTGCGGATAATTCCAGATATATCTCTCCTTTTCCCTGGGGAAACGCGTGTTTCAGGGTGTTTGATATTAACTCATTTATGATAAGACCGATGGGAATTGCAGTTTCAATACTTATTATAATATCCTTTATCTGCATGTTGATTTGGATTTTCTCTGGATCCACACCATATGAGTTGAAAAGGTCATCAATAAGGTTTTTCACATAAGTGGCAAATTTAATGTTGGTTAAATCATCAGATTGGTACAGATTTTCATGTATAAGTGCTATGGAAAGTATGCGATTCTGACTTTCCCGGTATAAGTCAATGACGCGTTGATCATCAATTTGAGCAGATTGTAAACTTAGAAGGGTGGATATGATCTGCAGGTTGTTTTTCACGCGGTGGTGGATTTCCCTGAGTAATAATTCCTTTTCCTTTAATGATCTCATTATCCTGTCTTCAGCCAGTTTACGTTCAGTTATGTCACGTCCCACACCTACAAATGCTTCTAAATTTCCTTCATCATCCATTATGGCCTTATCTGCCCATGCAATCCAGCGCCATCCATTCATGGTCAGCATGCGGTGTTCTAAGAAAACAACATAGGGAGGACGTCGCAGTTTTCCCAGTGCTCTTTGAGTTTTTTCCTGTTCTTCCTGGTGTACCATGGGTAGGAAGTTACTTCCTATAATGCTATCCTCAGTACGTCCCAGAACTTCGCAGTAGGAGGGGCTGGCAAAGAGAACTTTCCCATCTGGATCGAATTTTACCACCATATCGGTCTGGTTTTCAACCAGGAGCCGATATTTTTCCTCACTTTCTTTTAGGGCATTTTCCATCTGCTTCTGTTTGGTGAGATCCCTCCCTGTACCGAAAATAATGTTACTGTTACCCAGCTTTACAGGGGTGATGGTTAATTCCAGTATCTTAAGTTCATCATTAATTTTAAGGGGTAATTCTACTATTTCTCCAGTGGACCATTCTTTAATATCAAATGGTTCTGATTCAGGAGCAATGAATTGATAAATTTTATGTTTAAGGATTTGGGATGGTTTTGTTTCCAGAAAATCCACTGCAGCCTGGTTAAAATTTATAAAAACACCTTCATCATTAAAAACTAGGATGGGGTTGGTAGTTTTTTCAAATAATGCTCTGTATTTTTTTTCACTTTCCAGGAGAGCTTCCTGTGCTTTCTTCTTTTCCAAGTGTTCCTGTGCTTCTTTCAGAGCTCTTCGAACAGCATATCCTAATTTAGAAAGGTTATGTTTGAGTACGTAGTCTGTAGCTCCTTTTTTCAACATTTCCACTGCAAATTCTTCCCCTATTTTTCCACTGACGAATATAAATGGTATGTGGGATGATTTCTCTTGAGCTATGTGAAGTGCAGAGACACCATCAAATTGTGGCAGGGAGTGGTCTGCCAGTATAATGTTGGGTTGCCATTTTTCCACTTCCTTCACGTATTCATCTTCACTCTCAACACGATGACTAACAAAATCGAAACCTTCTTTTCTAAGTTCTCGTTCTATTAATTCCGCGTCTAAAGGAACGTCTTCCAGGATCAGAACTTTAATTTCTTCTTCCATAAAATCACTAGGGAGTTGCACCTTTTTAGGGTTATTATTCTGTTATGCCTGACTTTATTCCCTAAAATGGGTTATTTACGCTATTGTCAGCGTTTTTATTTTTAGTATACGTATTAGGAATATTTATTCCGTATAATGTACTGGGTTATTCTAATTCATGAATAAGTGATTATATCCCTGAATATGTGATTATTCCAATGAATTAGGGGGATTGTTAATGAGCATCCAGTAAAATCCGAGGGTGGATACTGCTTCAATGAAATCATCGAATTCCACTGGTTTACTGACGTAGCTATTTACTCCTAACTTGTAACTTTCCACTATATCCCGGTCTTCCTGGGATGAAGTTAGAACAACCACGGGTATGCGGTTGGTTCGTTCATCTGCTTTGATTTTCTGTAAAACTTCCAGCCCATCCACTTTCGGCATTCTCAAATCCAATAATATGAGCTTTGGAAAGTTTTCAACATCTCTATGGGCAAACTGTCCTGTGGCAAATATGAATTCCAGAGCTTCCGCTCCATCTTTCACCCAAACTACTTGATTGGCCAGATTTTTCCTTTTAAGTGCCCTCATGGTGAGTTCGGCATCGGTGGGATTATCTTCCACCAGTAAAATATCAGCCTCTTCAAAATCCATTAATACACCTTCCTTGGGTCGTTAATCTATTATTGCTGTTATTTTATGAGTTCATTAAAATCTTTTCTAAATAATCTTATTTAGGCTTATCTTTGGGTAGGGTGAAATAAATGGTTGCACCACCATCCACGGATCCTTCACCCCAAACACGTCCACCGTGCCGTCTTACAACCCTTTGAACAATGGAAAGCCCAACCCCAGTTCCCTCAAATTCTTCAGGACTGTGCAGCCTTTGAAAGAGCCCAAAGAGTTTGTTAATGTATTTCATATCAAAACCAGCTCCATTGTCCTTGACGTAGTAAATGACTTCTTTATCATCTAATTTACTGCCCACCTCAATTATAGCCGGGTCCTGGTTGCGTGTGAATTTGATGGAATTACCAATGAGGTTTTGAAATACCTGTCCCATCATGGCCCGGTCGGCATAGGCAGGAGGGAGGTTGCCCACAGAGAATTGAATGTTTCGCCCTTCTACATCTGTCTGGAATTCATTATAAACACTCTTTGCCAGGGCTGCCATGTCCAGTTCATTGAGTTTCATCTCCTGACGGCTGGCTCTGGATAGGAGGAGAATGTCATCAATAAGGTGTCCCATTTTAGAGGTATTATCCCTTACAATGTTCAGGAGCCTTACTCCCTCTTCATCCAGTTTATCCTCATAATCCTCCACCAATATCCGTGAAAAACCATCAATGGCTCTTAATGGAACTCTCAAGTCATGTGATACGGAATATGCAAATGCCTCCAATTCCTGGTTGGCATCTTCCAGTTTATCAGTTTGAACCTTTAATTTCTGGTTTAATTCATTGAGTTTTCTTACCTTTTCAATCCTTTCGGCGAGAATAGCCACCAGAACCACTACAATAATAAGCATTAATAAAAGGAAGTAATCTTCATTGGGAGGAACATTCAAAACGTTGTAAACAGGTTCTAGGGCATATATAAATGAGATTAACACTGGGTTAAAGACCATATTTTACCTCCTTTTTTTATTAAATTATTAAATGATTTATGTTCATTATTATACTTGTAATTTACCCCTCTATTCACAACTTTATAAATATTCCACCCAACTTGGGGATTAGTATCACAATAATTTGATTAACGTTCTAAAAGATTAGGTTGGTAGCCTTATTTTTAGAATGGAATTAATAAAATAGTGAATTACAAAATTTAGTCTGGATAATTGAATCAAATAATTAGTCTAGAATAACTGGAATTTATTAATTAGTCCGGAATATGTAGTTTATAATTAGTCTTGGATATTGGAATTTTACAAATATTGGAATTTTAGATAATTACAGTTTAGGAATATTAAAATTTACTATTAGTTTGGAATAGGATTTTACGTTATTTTTATGAAAACTTATAGAAAATAGTATTTATAAAATTTAATGAAATATTATCAGTTATATTGGTTAATCATTGATTTTAATCATTTGATTAAATAAACAATTAAAATTTAAATAAAAAAAAGAAATGGTTTGGAAGTAAAAAAAATAATGTGGATGGGGGAAGAATTGACGCACGCAACATGTTTTTAGTGACTATTTGCCACGGGTTTTGGTACTGGATTTGTCAATTTCTTTATCTGACTTTATACTCTGACTTAATGGTTCCTTTTTCTTGTTCAGATTTTCTCCATCACTCAAAACTTCTTTTAAAAATTCTCCAGTGTAAGATCCACTGGCAGCAATTTCTTCTGGTGTTCCCTGGGCAACCACCATTCCCCCACCATCTCCACCTTCTGGTCCCAGGTCGATGATATGGTCTGCGGTTTTTATAACATCCAGATTGTGCTCAATGACTATTACTGTGTTTCCACCATCGCGCAGCCTTCCCAGTACTTCCAGTAACTTCCGGATATCGGCAAAGTGCAGTCCAGTGGTGGGCTCATCCAGTATGTACAGGGTACGGCCGGTGCTTTGACGGCTCAATTCCTTGGCCAGTTTCACTCTCTGGGCTTCTCCTCCTGATAGGGTGGTGGCTGGTTGTCCCAGTTTAATGTAACTTAAACCCACATCATCCAGGGTCTGCAGTTTCTTCTTGATACGGGGAATATTCTCAAAGAACTCCAGTGCTTCCTCAACAGTCATGTCCAGAACTTCTGAGATATTTTTACCCTTGTAACGAACTTCCAGGGTTTCCTTATTGTACCTTTTACCTTTACAAACCTCACATGGAACATAAACATCTGCTAAAAAGTGCATTTCTATTTTTATGATACCATCACCGGTACAGGCCTCACATCTTCCACCTTTAACATTGAAACTGAACCTTCCTGGTTTGTAACCCCTTTTCTTGGCGGTGGGTGTCTGGGCGAATATCTCCCGGATGTAAGTGAAAACCCCAGTATAGGTGGCAGGGTTTGAACGCGGAGTACGGCCAATAGGGGACTGGTCAATTATAATTACCTTGTTCACATGTTCTATGCCAGTTATGGAATCATGTTTACCTGGATTCATGTGTTTATGGTTAAGTGTTCCGTAAAGTCCCTTGTATAATACATCGTTAATCAGGGTACTTTTACCGGATCCTGAAACCCCTGTAATACATGTAAACACGCCCATGGGGAATTCCACGTTGATATTCTGCAGGTTATGTTCCCTGGCACCCTTAACAGTTAAATAGTTGCCATTGGGCGGAGTCCGTTTAGGTGGTAGGGGTATGGTTTCCAACCTGGAGAGATACTGGCCGGTTATGGAGTCCGGGTTTTCCATTATTTCCTGGGGAGTTCCAGTGGCGGTGATCCAGCCACCGTGTTCACCTGCTCCGGGACCAATATCCACCACGTAATCTGCGTGTAGTATGGTGTCTTCATCGTGTTCCACTACAATGAGGGTGTTTCCAATATCCCTAAGTTTTTTAAGGGTTTCAATGAGCCGGTGGTTGTCCCGCTGGTGCAAGCCAATGCTGGGCTCATCCAGAATGTACAGCACACCCACCAGTCCCGAACCTATTTGTGTGGCCAGGCGTATTCGTTGTGCTTCTCCACCGGATAAACTACCTGAAGATCTGGCCAGGGTGATGTAATCAAGTCCCACGTCTTTTAAAAACTTTAATCGTTCTTTTATTTCCTTCAAGACTTCATGTCCAATGAACTGTTCCCTTTCAGATAACTCAAGGGATTCAAAGAAATCGTATGAATTTTTAATGGGCATCTCAACTACATGGGTTATGGATTTGCCCCCCACAGTCACACTACGGCTTTCAGGCCGCAGGCGGGTCCCGTTACAGGCAGGACATTTACGATCACTCATAAAGTGGCCCATGTAACTGCGCATGTAATTGGACTTGGTTTCCATGAAGATACGTTCCATCCGTTTTACCACTCCCTCAAAGTAGCGGTGAACACGGTGGAGGCGGTTTTTTCTCTGGAACTCGAATTCGATCTTATCTGGTGAACCGTATAGGATGATATCCTGGTATTTCTGGGGTAAGTCCTGGAATGGTGTGTCCATGCTGAAACCGTAATGATCAGCCACTGCCTTTAACATCTGCCCGTAGTAGTTGTCACGGTGTTTGGATTTACTCCAGGGCAAGATAGCTCCCTCATTTAAGGATAGTGCAGGGTCTGGTACCACCAGATCGGCATCGATTTCCAGTTTACTTCCCAGTCCATTACATTCTGGACAGGCTCCGTGGGGGTTGTTGAAGGAGAACATTCTGGGACTGATCTCCTCAAAGTTAATTCCACAGTCAGTGCAGGCAAAGTGTTCGCTGTATATTTTCTCAGTGGCATCTTCACCAGTACCGTAAACTGTAATTAGAAGACCCTCACCTAGTTCCAGGGCAGTTTCCACAGAATCTGCCAGTCTACTTTCAAAATCACGATCGTAGCGGATAACTAGCCGATCTACCACTACTTCTATGCTGTGTTTGAAGTTTTTCTCCAGCTGGAAATCCTCATCCAGGTTGTGAACTTCTCCATCAACTCGTACCCTCACAAATCCCTTGCGGCGTAGGTCTTCAAAGACTTTCTGGTGTTCTCCCTTCCGGTCTCTTACCAGGGGTGAGAGTATCTGTATCTTGGTGCCTTCCTCTTTTTGCAGGATATGGTCCACGATCTGGCCCGCAGTTTGCTGGCTGATGGGTTGGCCACACTGGTGACAATGGGGAGTCCCGATACGTGCAAATAAAAGTCTAAGGTAATCATATATTTCGGTAACAGTTCCTACTGTGGAACGGGGGTTCATACGGGTGGTTTTCTGGTCAATGGATATGGCAGGGGATAATCCTTCGATATAATCCACTTCTGGCTTCTTCATCTGCCCCAAAAACTGCCGGGCATAGGCAGAAAGGGATTCAACGTAACGTCTCTGTCCTTCGGCATAGATGGTGTCAAATGCCAGGGAAGACTTTCCAGAACCACTCAATCCGGTGATTACCACGAACTTGTCTCTGGGAATCTCCAGGTCAATGTTTTTGAGATTGTGCTCCCTGGCTCCTTTAATTAAAATAATTTCTTTCTTATTATTCATCAGTCTGAAACTCCTTCAAGAATCAATATTTTATCCCGGATACTGGCGGCCTCTTCAAAGTCAAGGCGAGTAGCTGCCTTTTTCATTTCCTCTTTCAAGTCCTTAATTAATAGACGCAGCTCATCTTTGGGCATTTTTTCCACATCGTCACGCATAATAACGTCTTTAACTTGTGTTTTCTCTTTCAAAGTCCTTTCTGTGCTTCTGGGGGTTATGTTATGATCTTTATTGTACTTTAACTGCAATTCTCGCCGATGGTTGGTTATATCAACTGCATTACGAACCGAATCAGTAATTTTATCTGCGTAAATAATCACCTGACCTTCCACGTTACGTGCAGCCCGTCCAATGGTCTGGATAAGTGCTGGCTGGGAGCGGAGGAATCCTTCCTTATCTGCATCCAGAATACCTACCAGGCCCACTTCGGGTAAGTCCAAACCTTCCCTGAGCAGGTTTACTCCCACCAGGCAGTGGAATTCTCCTCTGCGCAGGTCATCGATGATGTCAATCCTTTCCAGGGTGCTGATCTCCGAGTGTAGATAGCGTACCTTAACACCAGCCCGGGCATAGTAATCTGTAAGGTCTTCGGCCATGCGTTTAGTTAGGGTAGTCACCAGGACCCTCTGATCTTTTTCAGTTTTTTCCCGGATCTGGCCCAGCAGGTGATCAACCTGTCCCTGGACCGGTTGAAGCATTATTTCCGGATCCACCAGGCCAGTGGGTCGGATAATTTGCTCCACCACTTGTTCTGATAGGTTTAACTCGTACTGAGCAGGGGTGGCTGATACATATATCACCTGGTTCTGGAGACTCTGGAACTCTTCGAAGTTCAGGGGTCTGTTTTCACGGGCAGATGGCAGTCGAAACCCATAATCAACCAGAACATCCTTACGTGCCCGGTCACCAGCGTACATCCCCCTGATCTGTGGCACAGTCACGTGGGATTCATCGATGATGGTTAAATAGTCATCTGGGAAGTAACGCAATAAACTGTAGGGGGTTTCTCCCCATTTTCGCCCGGAAATATGCATACTGTAGTTTTCAATTCCCTGACAGTACCCCATTTCTTTTAACATTTCCAGATCGAATCTGGTGCGTTGTTCTAAGCGTTGAGCTTCCACCAGTTTATTTTCTGCCTCTAAAACGCGGAGTCTGTCTTCCAGTTCATCTTCAATTTTTTTCAGGGCATTGTTCATTTTTTCGGGTGAGGTTACAAAGTGTTTTGCTGGAAAAACTACTATTTTGTCCATCTGGCGATTTACACTGCCTCTTACATGGTCAATGAAGGACAGGCCATCCACTTCATCACCGAAAAGTTCCACTCTGATTGCTGTTTTTCCCTGTGCTGGGAAGATCTCCACCACATCTCCCCTTACTCTGAATTTGCCCCGGCTGAAATCAATATCATTCCGTTCGTACTGCATTTCAACCAGTTTAGAGATTATTTCTTCCCTTTCTATCTTCTGACCCATTTCAAGCTGGAGTACCAGGTTTCCGTAATCCTCTGGTGCACCAATACCATAGATACAGGATACACTGGAGACCACGATTACATCATCCCGACTAAGAAGAGATTGGGTGGTACTGTGCCTCATCATATCAATTTCTTCATTGATTGATGACTCTTTATCAATGTAAGTATCGCTTTGGGGCACATAGGCCTCGGGCTGGTAGTAATCATAGTAACTGACGAAGTATTCAACTGCGTTGTTGGGGAACAGTTCTTTGAACTCTTCGTAGAGTTGAGCAGCCAGTGTTTTATTGTGTGATATTACCAGGGTAGGTTTTTGAACTTCTTTGATTACATTGGCCATGGTGAAAGTCTTACCAGAACCAGTAACTCCTAGAAGGGTCTGATGATTCATTTCCCTGTTTATTCCATCAGATAAAGATTTAATAGCCTTTGGCTGATCGCCTAATGCCTTATAATTTGATACAAGTTCAAATTTTCTCATTTATCAATCCTCTCATGTGAAAAACAAAATATTAATTAATCTTAAATCTAAAAATAGATTATATTATTTGCCATACATTATTATACTATCTTTTCCCAACAATGTTATATATAAGTCACTGATCAGCGAACTGTTCGTAAATCGTAATTGTATTATATGAATATTTTTTAGTTACCACATTGTTTACTGAATCAAATTTTTTTAATATAAGGTAAGATTATTAAAGAGGATTTGTTTTGTCAGCCACAATTAGCAACCCCAATGATTTACCTGAAAAACCCGGTGTATATCTCCTGAAAGATGTTAATGATGAGATTTTGTACGTGGGAAAGGCAAAATCTCTTAAAAAAAGGGTTAAAAGTTACTTTAAAGAAGAACTGGAAGATCCCAAAACCCGGGTTTTAATGAGCCACTTCCACCACATGGATTACCTGGTGACCGATACAGAAAAAGAAGCTCTTATTCTAGAATCTAACCTGATTAAGAAACATTTACCCCGTTACAACATACGCCTCAAGGATGATAAACGTTATCCCTATTTACAGATAACCTCAGAGGACTATCCCCGTTTACTAATCACCCGTAATATCCGTGAGGATGGTTCCCATTACTACGGGCCATTTACCGATGTCACATCAGTCCGGAGTCTTTTAAAACTCCTGAAACCAGTATTCCAGCTCAGGGATTGTAAACGTATGGATGGTCCCTGCCTGAACTATCAGATTGATCTGTGCCCTGCACCCTGCAACGGGCAGGTCACCCGGGAAGACTACCATGAAAACGTGGAAAAGGTTAAACTATTCCTGGAGGGCCGGCAAAAAGAGGTTATGGACCTCCTACAGGAAGAAATGGAACAGGCAGCAGGTACTCATAACTATGAAAAAGCAGGGGTTATACGGGATCAGTTATTCTCTTTAGGGGAGGTTATGGAGAAACAGAAGATGGAATTCAACCGTAGCCTGGACCAGGATGTTATAGCATCATCTAATGATGGGGAAGTTGTGGTAGTGGTTGTTTTCAGGGTGATGAATGGTAAAATCATGGGAAAAGAGGACTTCCTAATGGAAGGAGCTCAGGAAAACACATCCCAAGAAATTTTAGCAGCATTTATCAAACAGTACTATTCTGGCCCCCGCCAGGTACCTTCAGAAATTCTTCTACCAGTTATGATTAAGGACAAGGAACTTATTGAAAAATGGCTGTCTGACAAAATCCTTGCCGATGATATTGGAGATTTAGATAACTCTCTTAAACATGGAGAATTAGACAACTCCCATAAATCGGGAAGTTTAGGTAACTCTCTTAGTCCTAGAGATTTAGACAACTCCCATAACTCTGGAAGTTTAGATAACTCTCATAGTCCTGATCCTGAAATTAATGTTATTAATGTGGAATATAGGAATGGTGAAAAGGGGATCGAAAGGGATACTTCTATGATTGGTAATGACATTCCAAATAAGGCTATTAATGATTTTGCAGTATCATTAAGGGTGCCTGATGAAGGATTAGAGCAACGTCTGGTTCAAATGGTAACCAAAAATGCTAGTATAATTTTAAACCACCATAAACAGGCCAGGGGGGCATTGCTTGATCTGAAAACCTACCTTAAAATACCCAGAATTCCTCGGCGCATAGAAGCCTTTGACATATCCAATCTTTCCGGGCAAATGGCTGTTGCCTCAATGGTAGTTTTTGAAGATGGTAAACCATCAAAAAATAATTACAGAAAATATAAACTGGAAACACCAGGGCCTGATGATTATGGTATGATGAGAGAGGTACTAACAAGACGATACGAAAAAATGGTAAGTAAAGATGAAAAACCACCAGATCTGGTGGTGGTTGATGGTGGGCGGGGTCAGTTAAATGTTGCCATTGATGTTTTAGATTCACTGGGTGTAAAAACGGGAATCATAGGTTTGGCCAAAGAGTTTGAACAGGTTTTCATACCTGAAGTTGCCATTCCACTCATATTACCCCCTAACTCTCCAGCGTTACACATTTTGCAGCGAGTTCGTGATGAAGCCCATCGTTTTGCAGTAAAATACCATAAAAATCTCAGAGACAAAAATCTTAAGAGTTCTCCCCTGGATGAAATTCCAGGTATAGGCCCCAAACGTAAAATGAACCTGTTACGGCATTTTGGAGATAATAACTCAATAAAAAATGCCAGCATTAGTGAAATAGCTGAAGTTAAAGGTATAAATAATAATTTGGCCAGGGAAATACATGCACATCTTCATAATGCCCGGGATTGAACATTTAAAATGTGATTAACTAGTAAACCTATAATAAATCTTATAAGGTTCAAATCAAAAGATAATGATAGATAATGATACAATGTATTTATCTGTGAATGGGGAATGGCATGTCTGAAGTTAAAATCTTGATTGTTGAAGATGAGAGTATTGTGGCCATGGATATCAAACACCGGGCTGAAGGTCTGGGGTATGAAGTTACCGCCATAACACCCTCTGGAGAGGAAGCATTGGAACATGTGGCCAGTAATCGGCCTGATCTGGTGCTGATGGATATTGTTCTCAAGGGTGAAATGGATGGTATTGAGGCAGCACAGAAGGTAAGGGATAATTACGACATTCCAGTAGTATATCTAACTGCTTATTCTGATGAAAGAACCTTGAAAAGAGCCAAAATCACAGAACCATTTGGTTACATAATCAAACCTTTTGAAGACCGGGAACTTCACAGTGCAGTAGAAGTAGCCCTCTACAAACACCAAATGGAAAGTAAACTCAAAGAGAGTGAAAAATGGTTATCCACTACCCTGGAAAGTATTGGAGATGCAGTTATAGCCACTGATAAAAATGGCAAACTTAAATTCATGAACCCGGTGGCTAGTCAATTGACTGGATGGAGTCATGCTGAAGCCATTGGACAACCATTAAATGATATTTTTAAGATCATTCATGAAGAAACTGGTAAACCAGTTGATGATCCAGTGGTGAAGGTGGTTGAAAATGATGCCATAATTGATCTACCACCACAAGTACTTTTGATCAATAAAAAAGGCGAACAGATACCTATTGATGACAGCAGTGCTCCAATCAAGGATGAAAATGGTGGCATAATTGGTGTGGCCCTGGTCTTCCGTGATGTAACCCAGCGTCGAAAGGAAGCAAAGGAAAGAGAAGAATTATTGAAGGATAAAGCCAGGGGAGAACTTTCC contains:
- the uvrA gene encoding excinuclease ABC subunit UvrA — encoded protein: MNNKKEIILIKGAREHNLKNIDLEIPRDKFVVITGLSGSGKSSLAFDTIYAEGQRRYVESLSAYARQFLGQMKKPEVDYIEGLSPAISIDQKTTRMNPRSTVGTVTEIYDYLRLLFARIGTPHCHQCGQPISQQTAGQIVDHILQKEEGTKIQILSPLVRDRKGEHQKVFEDLRRKGFVRVRVDGEVHNLDEDFQLEKNFKHSIEVVVDRLVIRYDRDFESRLADSVETALELGEGLLITVYGTGEDATEKIYSEHFACTDCGINFEEISPRMFSFNNPHGACPECNGLGSKLEIDADLVVPDPALSLNEGAILPWSKSKHRDNYYGQMLKAVADHYGFSMDTPFQDLPQKYQDIILYGSPDKIEFEFQRKNRLHRVHRYFEGVVKRMERIFMETKSNYMRSYMGHFMSDRKCPACNGTRLRPESRSVTVGGKSITHVVEMPIKNSYDFFESLELSEREQFIGHEVLKEIKERLKFLKDVGLDYITLARSSGSLSGGEAQRIRLATQIGSGLVGVLYILDEPSIGLHQRDNHRLIETLKKLRDIGNTLIVVEHDEDTILHADYVVDIGPGAGEHGGWITATGTPQEIMENPDSITGQYLSRLETIPLPPKRTPPNGNYLTVKGAREHNLQNINVEFPMGVFTCITGVSGSGKSTLINDVLYKGLYGTLNHKHMNPGKHDSITGIEHVNKVIIIDQSPIGRTPRSNPATYTGVFTYIREIFAQTPTAKKRGYKPGRFSFNVKGGRCEACTGDGIIKIEMHFLADVYVPCEVCKGKRYNKETLEVRYKGKNISEVLDMTVEEALEFFENIPRIKKKLQTLDDVGLSYIKLGQPATTLSGGEAQRVKLAKELSRQSTGRTLYILDEPTTGLHFADIRKLLEVLGRLRDGGNTVIVIEHNLDVIKTADHIIDLGPEGGDGGGMVVAQGTPEEIAASGSYTGEFLKEVLSDGENLNKKKEPLSQSIKSDKEIDKSSTKTRGK
- the uvrB gene encoding excinuclease ABC subunit UvrB, producing the protein MRKFELVSNYKALGDQPKAIKSLSDGINREMNHQTLLGVTGSGKTFTMANVIKEVQKPTLVISHNKTLAAQLYEEFKELFPNNAVEYFVSYYDYYQPEAYVPQSDTYIDKESSINEEIDMMRHSTTQSLLSRDDVIVVSSVSCIYGIGAPEDYGNLVLQLEMGQKIEREEIISKLVEMQYERNDIDFSRGKFRVRGDVVEIFPAQGKTAIRVELFGDEVDGLSFIDHVRGSVNRQMDKIVVFPAKHFVTSPEKMNNALKKIEDELEDRLRVLEAENKLVEAQRLEQRTRFDLEMLKEMGYCQGIENYSMHISGRKWGETPYSLLRYFPDDYLTIIDESHVTVPQIRGMYAGDRARKDVLVDYGFRLPSARENRPLNFEEFQSLQNQVIYVSATPAQYELNLSEQVVEQIIRPTGLVDPEIMLQPVQGQVDHLLGQIREKTEKDQRVLVTTLTKRMAEDLTDYYARAGVKVRYLHSEISTLERIDIIDDLRRGEFHCLVGVNLLREGLDLPEVGLVGILDADKEGFLRSQPALIQTIGRAARNVEGQVIIYADKITDSVRNAVDITNHRRELQLKYNKDHNITPRSTERTLKEKTQVKDVIMRDDVEKMPKDELRLLIKDLKEEMKKAATRLDFEEAASIRDKILILEGVSD